From Strongyloides ratti genome assembly S_ratti_ED321, scaffold srae_scaffold0000001, one genomic window encodes:
- a CDS encoding Alpha-mannosidase 2x, with protein MYIKYRYTLLNTINTTFYKKNIFFLLITIVIFIYLYLYFYLSPKDVEYEINKYFFKPQNDEQMLNIYSNIKFKEYLKVQRKSYFDITYNKNNMRKINVFLIPHSHDDPGWLKTFEEYYNDEVSKILYGMLEYLSENNKMKFVYVEMSFFELFYSTLTLKNREKIKKLLNDEKLEIITGGWVMSDEANSHFFSQITELFEGHEFLRNNLQYIPKNHWSIDPFGLSPTMTYIIKESGFKHMAIQRVHYMVKQYFAEKKLFEFQWRQLWSGGYKNDSQKTDIFTHIFPYGSYTSSETCGPDKNICEKFDFSKPSNNILNNNIILQKNIKMIVDQFRKKSVLFRGPNIFVPLGTDFSYSKKDEWKNVYDNYKIIIDNINNSSEYNMHIQFGTLNDYFKANDKSLLNENIHIPVITGDFFTYADRNEEYWSGYYTSRPFYKRFDRILMDYLRSAEIIYSIVLGKTNSNEMNQFLKLVDYNKLVYARRALSLFQHHDGVTGTSKNKVVLDYGKKLFKAMQNCYSIIEKSIEYDMTKQLFDKSKISILNKINDSTKIPKVKSININSDILIFNPHSKNLDNEILCTKIESKKIFIIKNIDINNQEIHPIIEKENNKLVISNISYLLCYIVSLKPFEIEILKLIPSDNVNIKPKISKIFTSQRNITTNKLFNNYDKIIDDNNYFIVSELHGLKIDKKTGYVTSINNSPVSIHFEYYNETSYNPHSGAYLFTPEGSSKILNNSKNYYIISKGNIRQEVVVIGPNEGKIIHTIESKISFPHYIDINNVIDLNNEKEIEIVMKIKTNNGKNDEIIKNKNVFFTDLNGYQIIKRKRLDKLPIQGNFYPMPSIIYIEDTNKRLTVLGNQALGCSSQEEGSVEIILDRKHLYDDNRGLGHGILDNIPTKSKFRILIEKKYISTEFNDDQIVTGYLSINAFLANQKLQYNLIQMEIDKSINNMNYKLSIIKNEFPSNIHIVTLRTLTAPENYEKGGVPDCEYNRIRRKPLKNAALILQNIAYDNKIGKNTSPKLKIKNGKIYINDYFKENFINLYEETSLTLLYNSNNFTSNGYININPMELKTLKTTFSEV; from the exons atgtatattaaatatcgttatacattattaaatacaataaatacaactttttacaaaaaaaatatattttttttacttattactattgttatttttatttatttatatttatatttttatttatcaccTAAAGATGTAGAatatgaaattaataaatatttttttaaaccacAAAATGATGAACag atgttaaatatttattcaaacataaaatttaaagaatatttgaaagtacaaagaaaaagttattttgatataacatataacaaaaataatatgagaaaaattaatgtttttttgaTACCACATTCTCATGATGATCCAGGATGGTTAAAAACATTTGaagaatattataatgatgaagtttcaaaaatattatatggaatgttagaatatttatcagaaaataataaaatgaaatttgtATATGTAGAAATGtctttttttgaattattctACTCAACacttactttaaaaaatagagaaaaaattaaaaaattattgaatgatgaaaaattagaaattattACTGGTGGTTGGGTAATGAGTGATGAAGCAAAtagtcattttttttctcaaatTACTGAATTATTTGAAGGACATGAATTTCttagaaataatttacaatatatacCAAAAAATCATTGGTCTATAGATCCATTTGGTTTATCACCTACAATGacttatattataaaagaatcaGGTTTTAAACATATGGCAATTCAAAGAGTACATTATATggttaaacaatattttgcagaaaaaaaattatttgaatttcAATGGAGACAATTATGGAGTGGTggttataaaaatgattcacAAAAAACTGATATTTTTACACATATTTTTCCATATGGTAGTTATACATCTAGTGAAACATGTGGAccagataaaaatatatgtgaaaaatttgattttagtaaaccatcaaataatattcttaataataatattatattacaaaaaaatataaaaatgattgttgatcaatttagaaaaaaatcaGTATTATTTCGTGGaccaaatatttttgttcCACTTGGTACTGATTTTTcatattcaaaaaaagatgaatggaaaaatgtttatgataattataaaataattattgataatattaacaattcTTCAGAATATAACATGCATATTCAATTTGGTAcattaaatgattattttaaagctaatgataaaagtcttttaaatgaaaatattcatattcCTGTTATAACGGGagatttttttacatatgcTGATAGAAATGAAGAATATTGGAGTGGATATTATACTTCAAGACCATTTTATAAACGTTTTGATAGAATTTTAATGGATTATTTAAGATCTGCTGAAATTATCTATTCAATTGTATTAGGAAAAACAAATTCTAATGAAAtgaatcaatttttaaaattagttgattataataaattagtaTATGCCAGGAGAGctttatcattatttcaACATCATGATGGTGTTACAGGaacttcaaaaaataaagttgttCTTgattatggaaaaaaattatttaaagcaatgcaaaattgttattcaattattgaaaaaagtaTTGAATATGATATGACAAAacaattatttgataaatcaaaaatatcaatattaaataaaattaatgattctACAAAAATTCCAAAagttaaaagtattaatattaattcagatattcttatttttaatccTCATTCAAAAAATCTTGACaatgaaatattatgtacaaaaattgaaagtaaaaaaatatttattattaaaaatattgatataaacAATCAAGAAATACATCcaattattgaaaaagaaaataacaaattagtaataagtaatatttcatatttaCTTTGTTACATTGTATCATTAAAACCTTTTgaaatagaaattttaaagttaatacCTTCTGATAATGTTAACATAAAAccaaaaatatcaaaaatttttacttcacaaagaaatattacaactaataaattatttaataattatgataaaataatagatgataataattattttatagttagTGAATTACATggtttaaaaattgataaaaaaacaGGATATGTTACATCAATTAACAATTCACCTGTATCAATAcattttgaatattataatgaaaCATCTTATAATCCACATTCTGGTGCATACCTTTTTACACCTGAAGGTTcatctaaaattttaaacaattcaaaaaattattatataatatcaaaagGAAATATAAGACAAGAAGTTGTTGTTATTGGACCAAACGAAGGTAAAATAATTCATACAATTGaatcaaaaatatcatttCCACATTATATTGAcattaataatgttattgatctaaataatgaaaaagaaattgaaattgttatgaaaataaaaacaaataatggaaaaaatgatgaaattataaaaaataaaaatgtattttttacTGATTTAAATggatatcaaataataaaaagaaaaagattaGATAAATTACCAATACAGGGAAATTTTTATCCAATGCCatcaataatttatattgaaGATACAAATAAACGATTAACTGTATTAGGAAATCAAGCATTAGGATGTAGTAGTCAAGAAGAAGGTAGtgtagaaataattttagatagaaaacatttatatGATGATAATAGAGGTCTTGGTCATGGAATTTTAGATAATATTCCtacaaaaagtaaatttagaattttaattgaaaaaaaatatatttcaacaGAATTTAATGATGATCAAATAGTTACTggatatttatcaataaatgcTTTTCTTGCAAAtcaaaaattacaatataatttaattcaaatggaaattgataaaagtattaataatatgaattataaattatcaattataaaaaatgaatttccAAGTAATATACATATAGTAACATTAAGAACTTTAACAGCACCagaaaattatgaaaaaggAGGTGTACCTGATTGTGAATATAATAGAATTAGAAGAAAACCATTAAAAAATGCTGcattaatattacaaaatattgcttatgataataaaattggtAAAAATACATCAcctaaattaaaaataaaaaatggtaaaatatatataaatgattattttaaagaaaattttattaatttatatgaagaaacatctttaacattattatataattcaaataattttacaagtaacggatatataaatataaatccAATGGAactaaaaacattaaaaaccACTTTTTCAGAAGTAtga